A genomic region of Capnocytophaga canimorsus contains the following coding sequences:
- a CDS encoding lysophospholipid acyltransferase family protein — protein MKKIISYPLSIIHYSVYIFLLVLFHPLQWICIHWIGRKAHKKLVDFLNILLIKSLWITFNRVKFTFTAPIPENVPLLFLANHQSVYDIPPLIWYLRKFSLRFVGKKELGNGTPSITINLRNNGSVLIDRKNPQEAIAQLEVFGKSLQKEKDAGMIFPEGTRARNGKPKPFKTSGLKAIASQIPDGYFVPITINNSWKILKYGVFPLGIGNCVTFQVHTPIKINPQELEQQITQMEEIINSNIKF, from the coding sequence ATGAAAAAAATAATCTCTTACCCTTTAAGTATCATTCACTATTCGGTTTATATTTTTTTACTTGTACTTTTTCATCCTTTGCAATGGATTTGCATTCACTGGATAGGACGAAAAGCTCATAAAAAACTAGTTGACTTCTTAAATATCCTACTCATAAAAAGCCTTTGGATTACTTTCAATAGAGTTAAATTTACCTTCACCGCACCAATTCCAGAAAACGTACCACTATTGTTTTTAGCCAATCACCAAAGTGTGTATGATATACCACCGCTAATTTGGTATTTAAGAAAATTTAGCCTACGCTTTGTGGGCAAAAAGGAATTGGGTAACGGAACGCCAAGCATCACCATCAATTTACGCAACAATGGTTCAGTGCTGATTGACAGAAAGAATCCGCAAGAAGCCATCGCTCAATTGGAAGTTTTTGGCAAATCGCTACAAAAAGAAAAAGACGCGGGAATGATTTTCCCCGAAGGCACACGAGCTCGTAACGGAAAACCAAAGCCTTTCAAAACCAGTGGATTAAAAGCAATAGCCTCTCAAATACCCGACGGATACTTTGTACCCATTACCATCAACAATTCGTGGAAAATTCTTAAATACGGAGTATTTCCATTGGGAATAGGCAATTGTGTTACATTCCAAGTCCACACACCAATAAAAATCAATCCGCAAGAATTGGAGCAGCAAATCACTCAAATGGAGGAGATTATCAATTCCAATATCAAATTTTAA
- a CDS encoding BrxA/BrxB family bacilliredoxin has protein sequence MYPYELVKPMIEDLTRIGFEELKTPETVREALKRKGTTLVVVNSVCGCAAGNARPGVAMSLKNIAKPDHLTTVFAGFDREATEEARHHMLPFPPSSPSIALFKDGELVHMLERHHIEGRPAEIIAENLKQAYDEFCK, from the coding sequence ATGTATCCGTATGAATTGGTGAAACCAATGATAGAAGATTTAACTCGCATTGGTTTTGAAGAACTTAAAACTCCCGAAACCGTTCGGGAAGCACTAAAAAGAAAAGGAACCACTTTGGTAGTTGTTAATTCGGTTTGTGGGTGTGCTGCCGGAAATGCACGTCCGGGAGTAGCGATGAGTTTGAAAAATATCGCAAAACCCGACCATTTGACTACTGTTTTTGCAGGTTTTGACCGCGAAGCTACTGAAGAGGCTCGTCATCATATGTTGCCTTTTCCGCCATCATCACCAAGTATTGCCTTGTTTAAAGACGGTGAATTAGTACATATGCTTGAACGTCACCATATTGAAGGACGTCCAGCAGAAATTATTGCCGAAAATTTGAAACAAGCCTACGACGAATTCTGTAAGTAG
- a CDS encoding glycosyltransferase family 2 protein, protein MKISVVINTYNAEKHLQAVLETVKDFDEIVICDMYSTDKTIDIATKYNCKIVYHQNTGYAEPARNFAISQAKNEWILVIDADETIPPKLKKYLYSIIETPDLGGVYIPFKNYFMNKWIRSAYPDSKLRFFRKEDAFWPPEVHSTVKVQGKIIKVPRNQTNLASEHLANDPITTILQKNNTYSTAEIVRKKDKKITWFLLICSPFFWFIKFYFIKKGFLDGKRGFIFAVLKSQYKFLCLAKVYEYQSLNNRKNEDLRD, encoded by the coding sequence ATGAAAATATCAGTAGTTATTAACACATACAATGCTGAAAAACACTTACAAGCAGTTCTTGAAACTGTAAAAGATTTTGATGAAATCGTAATTTGTGATATGTATAGTACGGACAAAACTATCGATATCGCAACAAAATATAATTGTAAAATTGTTTATCACCAAAACACAGGTTATGCTGAACCTGCTCGGAATTTTGCTATTAGTCAAGCTAAAAACGAATGGATTTTGGTAATTGATGCTGATGAAACTATTCCTCCTAAATTAAAAAAATATTTATATAGTATTATTGAAACTCCAGACTTAGGAGGGGTTTATATTCCGTTTAAAAATTATTTCATGAACAAATGGATAAGATCGGCCTATCCTGACTCTAAGTTACGTTTCTTCCGCAAAGAAGATGCTTTTTGGCCACCTGAAGTTCATTCAACCGTAAAGGTACAAGGAAAAATTATAAAAGTACCAAGAAACCAAACCAATTTAGCTTCAGAACATTTAGCAAATGATCCGATAACAACCATTTTACAAAAAAACAACACATATAGTACAGCCGAGATAGTACGCAAAAAAGATAAAAAAATAACTTGGTTTTTACTAATATGTTCTCCTTTTTTTTGGTTTATTAAATTTTATTTTATTAAAAAAGGATTTTTAGACGGAAAAAGAGGGTTTATATTTGCCGTACTAAAATCACAATACAAATTTTTATGCTTAGCAAAAGTGTACGAATATCAATCACTTAACAATAGAAAAAATGAAGATTTGCGTGATTAG
- a CDS encoding glycosyltransferase family 4 protein produces MKIGFDAKRAFHNNRGLGNYSRDLIRILQEQSDCELVLFNPKQKNDKRIKLTEKTKVISPKSFFWKKLKSIWRILKISSLSKKEKLDIYHGLSGEIPLGIYKNTRTIVTIHDLIFLRYPHLYSSFDRKIHYWKFLYAAQKSHHIIAISEQTKQDIIKFLKIPEQKISVVYQGCHKAFKQFYSEEKKQQIRQKYNLPEKFVLNVGAIEPRKNALEIVKAIKDLDISLVLIGKKTKYFNEIEKYCIENRMQNRVFVLKNVSMEDLAVIYQSASVFCYPSVFEGFGIPIIEALFSKIPVITSSGSCFPEAGGEHSIYIDLNNASEEIKQAILSILSDEKKREFMIEKGFDYVQKFTDRSVFEQIMNVYKTKV; encoded by the coding sequence ATGAAAATAGGTTTTGATGCCAAAAGAGCTTTTCACAACAATCGCGGATTAGGAAATTATAGCCGTGATTTAATTCGCATTTTGCAGGAGCAAAGTGATTGTGAGCTCGTTCTGTTCAATCCAAAACAAAAAAACGATAAACGCATAAAACTTACTGAAAAAACGAAAGTAATTTCACCAAAATCATTCTTTTGGAAAAAGCTCAAAAGCATCTGGAGAATTCTGAAAATAAGTTCGTTATCTAAAAAAGAGAAATTAGATATTTATCACGGACTCTCGGGTGAAATCCCTTTGGGTATTTATAAAAACACGCGAACCATTGTTACCATACACGATTTAATTTTTCTTCGTTATCCGCATTTATATTCGTCTTTTGACAGAAAAATTCATTATTGGAAATTTCTGTACGCGGCACAAAAATCGCATCACATCATCGCAATTAGCGAACAAACAAAGCAAGATATCATCAAATTTTTGAAGATTCCTGAGCAAAAAATTTCGGTTGTTTATCAAGGTTGCCATAAGGCTTTCAAACAATTTTATTCGGAAGAAAAAAAACAACAAATTCGCCAGAAATACAATCTTCCAGAAAAATTTGTGCTAAACGTAGGAGCTATAGAGCCTCGCAAAAATGCTTTAGAAATTGTAAAAGCTATTAAAGATTTGGATATTTCTTTGGTTTTGATAGGCAAAAAAACAAAATATTTCAACGAAATTGAAAAGTATTGCATTGAAAACAGAATGCAAAATCGTGTATTTGTTCTGAAAAATGTTTCGATGGAAGATTTGGCTGTAATTTATCAATCAGCGAGTGTTTTTTGTTATCCATCTGTTTTTGAGGGATTTGGCATTCCAATTATTGAAGCCTTATTTTCAAAAATTCCAGTAATTACTTCCTCTGGAAGTTGCTTTCCTGAGGCTGGCGGCGAACATTCCATTTATATTGATTTAAACAATGCTTCTGAAGAAATAAAACAAGCTATTTTGAGTATTCTTTCTGATGAAAAGAAACGAGAGTTTATGATTGAAAAAGGCTTTGATTATGTACAGAAATTCACTGATAGGTCTGTTTTTGAGCAAATTATGAATGTGTATAAAACTAAAGTTTGA
- a CDS encoding alkaline phosphatase — MKRRQFFKKSALAGMGSLFVPTFAKAEIVEEFGGKTPKNIIYMVSDGMSSGTLTMADLYSRRILGKPSNWISLYEQSLATKAYMDMQSLSSVVTDSAAASSSWGGGHRVPNGRLNVGPNGEMYTPIWQKFKKAGKKVGCVTTVPITHATPAGFCVNSKARNAQEDIAEQYLQLRFDVMMGGGDKYFSSQKRKDKKDMYQQFVRGGFTVVKNKTDMKKAPKNKPLLGVFDEEGLPYSLDYTSEKDFQQCPTLAEMTAKAIEQMQDHSKGFVLQVEGGKVDWAAHGNDIGALLFDQLAFDQAVGVALEFAQKDKNTLVVVTTDHGNANPGLIYGQHCNTNFDNLQHFRHSNDWVLQNIDPNSSAKFIKEIVAEHFGGLQLTQAQSEEIQSYYVNHGREDGVYNYKHLPYRLLAEIQKSHTSVGWISMDHSSDYVELAMYGPGSENLKPFMKNYEMHNFLLEVANVGMLA; from the coding sequence ATGAAAAGAAGACAGTTTTTCAAAAAGTCAGCCTTAGCAGGAATGGGTTCTTTGTTTGTCCCAACATTTGCTAAGGCAGAAATCGTGGAAGAATTCGGTGGAAAAACGCCGAAGAACATTATTTATATGGTAAGCGATGGAATGAGCAGTGGAACACTGACTATGGCAGACTTATACAGCAGACGTATTTTAGGAAAACCTTCAAATTGGATAAGTCTATATGAACAAAGTTTGGCAACCAAAGCCTATATGGATATGCAATCGTTAAGTTCTGTAGTTACGGATTCTGCCGCAGCAAGTTCGTCTTGGGGCGGTGGACATCGTGTACCCAACGGAAGGCTTAACGTGGGCCCTAACGGAGAGATGTACACCCCCATTTGGCAAAAGTTTAAAAAAGCAGGTAAGAAGGTAGGTTGTGTAACTACTGTACCGATAACTCACGCAACTCCAGCAGGTTTCTGCGTGAATAGCAAAGCTAGAAATGCACAAGAAGATATTGCCGAGCAATACCTACAACTCCGCTTTGACGTGATGATGGGAGGAGGAGATAAATATTTTTCTTCACAAAAAAGAAAAGACAAAAAAGATATGTATCAACAATTTGTCCGTGGAGGATTTACCGTAGTAAAAAACAAAACAGATATGAAAAAGGCACCCAAAAACAAACCTCTGTTAGGTGTTTTTGATGAAGAAGGATTGCCTTATTCACTTGATTATACTTCAGAAAAAGACTTTCAACAATGTCCCACCTTAGCTGAAATGACGGCAAAAGCCATCGAACAAATGCAAGACCACTCAAAAGGTTTTGTACTTCAAGTAGAAGGTGGAAAAGTAGATTGGGCGGCTCACGGAAATGACATTGGGGCATTACTTTTTGACCAGTTAGCCTTCGATCAAGCCGTTGGTGTGGCTTTAGAATTCGCTCAAAAAGATAAAAACACACTTGTTGTGGTTACCACAGACCACGGAAATGCAAACCCCGGATTGATATACGGACAACATTGTAACACTAATTTCGATAATCTGCAACATTTTAGACATTCGAACGATTGGGTTTTGCAAAATATCGACCCGAATAGTTCTGCAAAATTCATAAAAGAAATTGTAGCAGAACACTTTGGCGGACTTCAACTCACTCAAGCGCAATCTGAAGAAATACAATCCTACTACGTAAACCACGGCAGAGAAGACGGGGTATATAATTACAAACACCTCCCCTATCGTTTACTTGCTGAAATTCAGAAGTCGCACACTTCAGTAGGTTGGATTAGTATGGATCACTCTTCAGACTACGTGGAATTAGCAATGTACGGACCAGGAAGTGAAAACTTAAAACCTTTTATGAAAAACTACGAGATGCACAACTTTCTGTTAGAAGTAGCAAATGTAGGAATGTTAGCATAA
- a CDS encoding glycosyltransferase family protein — MKICVISFDFWGYDAHIVEVLKRRGIEANHLKIGAINHPNFWERLKNAVSKIILKRNLKDEKRQQFVIEQLKKLGKQNQILVLNPNVFKHKTLKFIKKSSETLITFLYDNLERYPIQDKLDFFDRIYSFDDNDIKEYGFKPLTNYNYLSFLPKEVQNPRYDALYITSFDKKRLKQLYILSKKFSDLQLKFNIWMLGKKAWKYQLKKIFLKSDILFGRKHIKHNDLVNYYKNTKAIIDLMRENQYGLSFRVFEAMALEKKIITDNEKIKNYDFYNPNNILVLNDDFSNLTKAFFETPYQSLPKEIYEKYTLEKWVDRVFNL, encoded by the coding sequence ATGAAGATTTGCGTGATTAGTTTTGATTTTTGGGGCTACGATGCTCATATTGTAGAGGTTTTAAAAAGAAGAGGAATTGAAGCTAATCATTTAAAAATTGGAGCCATCAACCATCCAAACTTTTGGGAAAGACTTAAAAATGCAGTTTCAAAAATTATTTTAAAAAGAAACTTGAAAGATGAAAAACGTCAGCAATTTGTCATAGAGCAACTAAAAAAACTAGGAAAGCAAAATCAAATTTTAGTCCTAAATCCGAATGTTTTTAAACATAAAACTCTCAAATTCATTAAAAAATCATCAGAAACACTCATTACGTTTTTGTATGATAACTTAGAAAGATATCCTATACAAGATAAATTAGATTTTTTTGATAGAATTTACTCTTTTGATGACAATGACATAAAAGAATACGGATTTAAACCTTTGACAAATTACAATTATTTATCTTTTTTACCAAAAGAAGTTCAAAATCCGAGATATGATGCGTTGTACATAACATCGTTTGATAAAAAAAGACTCAAACAATTATATATTTTAAGTAAAAAATTTTCAGACTTACAGCTAAAGTTCAACATTTGGATGCTTGGGAAAAAGGCTTGGAAATATCAACTTAAAAAAATATTTTTAAAAAGTGATATTTTATTTGGGAGAAAGCACATCAAACATAATGATTTGGTAAATTACTACAAAAACACAAAAGCCATCATTGACTTGATGAGAGAGAATCAATATGGATTGAGTTTCAGAGTATTTGAAGCAATGGCTTTAGAAAAAAAAATCATAACTGATAATGAGAAAATTAAAAATTATGATTTTTATAATCCGAATAATATTTTGGTTTTGAATGATGATTTTAGTAATTTGACAAAGGCTTTTTTTGAAACACCTTATCAATCTCTTCCTAAGGAAATTTATGAAAAATATACACTCGAAAAATGGGTAGATCGAGTGTTTAATTTGTAA
- a CDS encoding sigma-54-dependent transcriptional regulator, translating into MNSILLVEDDIAFAKILTRFLQRNGYFVQGCYSMEEAKRNLKSDISLVFTDLRLPDGDGIQLLKEIKAEYPHIPVVVMTSYAEVSTAVEAMKLGAFDYISKPFQQDEVLNVIQNAERSNTTAQEKKSIKKIHKSTATSTEKAFIEGISNASKKLNDFIRLVAPTDMSVLITGESGTGKEVVAQSIHMQSERADKPFVAVDCGAIPKEIAASEFFGHIKGSFTGAIGDKKGHFEQANGGTIFLDEVGNLSYDNQVQLLRALQERRIKPIGSSQEIDVDIRVLAATNEDLLTAVEKGQFREDLYHRLNEFSIKVPSLHERKDDLMIFAEYFLEQANKKLRKKVLGFSETAVQKMLSHSWSGNLRELSNAIKRATLLAQGSYITEENLPDEVTEQTSVERTSFSTKENEKELILQVLKQTGNNKTEAAKLLNITRKTLYNKIKAYNIDL; encoded by the coding sequence ATGAATTCAATCCTTTTGGTTGAAGATGATATTGCCTTTGCAAAAATACTTACTCGTTTTTTACAACGAAACGGATATTTTGTGCAAGGATGTTACTCTATGGAGGAAGCCAAACGGAATTTAAAATCAGATATATCTCTGGTTTTTACTGATTTACGTTTGCCTGATGGAGACGGTATTCAGCTTTTGAAAGAAATAAAAGCCGAATATCCGCACATTCCTGTGGTGGTTATGACTAGCTATGCGGAAGTATCTACGGCTGTTGAAGCAATGAAATTGGGTGCTTTTGATTATATCTCAAAACCCTTTCAACAAGATGAGGTACTTAATGTAATTCAAAATGCAGAACGTTCCAACACCACCGCTCAGGAGAAAAAATCTATCAAAAAAATCCATAAATCCACTGCTACTTCCACCGAGAAAGCTTTTATTGAAGGTATAAGTAATGCATCAAAAAAGTTAAACGATTTTATAAGGCTTGTGGCACCTACCGATATGTCGGTTTTAATCACTGGAGAAAGTGGTACAGGTAAGGAAGTTGTGGCTCAAAGTATTCATATGCAAAGTGAAAGAGCTGATAAACCTTTCGTTGCGGTGGACTGTGGAGCAATTCCTAAGGAAATCGCAGCTAGTGAGTTTTTTGGGCATATTAAAGGGTCTTTTACTGGAGCCATTGGTGATAAAAAAGGGCATTTTGAACAAGCAAACGGAGGGACTATTTTCCTTGATGAGGTTGGTAACTTGAGTTATGACAATCAAGTACAACTTTTACGTGCCTTACAAGAGCGACGAATAAAACCTATCGGGAGTTCGCAAGAAATAGATGTAGATATACGTGTACTTGCCGCAACTAATGAAGATTTGCTTACAGCTGTTGAAAAAGGGCAATTCCGAGAAGATTTGTATCATCGGCTTAATGAATTTTCTATTAAAGTACCCTCTTTACACGAACGTAAAGATGATTTGATGATTTTTGCAGAATATTTTCTGGAACAAGCCAATAAGAAACTTCGTAAAAAAGTATTAGGATTTTCCGAAACAGCGGTACAAAAAATGCTTTCACACTCTTGGAGTGGAAACCTCAGAGAGCTTTCTAACGCCATTAAACGTGCTACTTTACTGGCTCAAGGTAGCTACATCACTGAGGAAAATTTGCCTGATGAAGTTACAGAACAAACATCAGTAGAAAGGACTTCCTTTTCAACTAAGGAAAATGAAAAAGAACTCATTTTGCAAGTACTAAAACAAACTGGAAATAATAAAACCGAAGCAGCAAAACTGCTTAACATCACTCGAAAAACACTATATAATAAGATAAAAGCCTATAATATAGATTTGTAA